The Pseudoliparis swirei isolate HS2019 ecotype Mariana Trench chromosome 1, NWPU_hadal_v1, whole genome shotgun sequence genome has a window encoding:
- the LOC130197248 gene encoding serine/threonine-protein phosphatase 6 regulatory ankyrin repeat subunit A isoform X1 produces the protein MRSERASRVCIVVLEEVEEDEPSSSPPPPRPKSSPDRRPHHASRRAAAPEEKPSLLRAIFNVDPDEVRSLIFKKEDVNIQDNEKRTPLHAAAYLGDAEIIELLILSGARVNAKDNKWLTPLHRAVASCSEDAVAVLLKHSADVNARDKNWQTPLHVAASNKAMRCAEALVSLLSNVNVSDRAGRTALHHAAFSGHVEMVKLLLSRGANINAFDKKDRRAIHWAAYMGHLEVVKLLVASGAEVDCKDKKAYTPLHAAASSGMSSTVHYLLSLGVHINEVNGYGNTPLHLACYNGQDVVVSELIEAGANVNQVNERGFSALHFASTSRQGALCQELLLAHGAHINMRSKDGKTPLHMAATHGRFSCSQALIQNGAEIDCEDKSRNTALHISARYGHELIITALIKHGANTAKRGIHGMFPLHLAALSGFSDCCRKLLSSGFDMDTPDDFGRSCLHAAAAGGNLECLKLLLNIGADFNRRDNFGRTPLHYASANCNYHCVFALVGSGASINELDQRGCSPLHYAAAADTDGKCVEYLLRNDAYPGMRDKQGYSAVHYASAYGRTLCLELMASETPLDVLMETSGTDIMSDSESQAPVSPLHLAAYHGHCGALEVLLSSLLEVDVCSPEGRTPLSLACSKGHQECVSMLLHHGSSPMTCDYTQKKTAIHAAAMNGHPECLRLLISTNNQHINVDVQDANGQTPLMLAVLNGHTECVYSLLSQGASVDNQDRWGRTALHRGAVTGQEESVEALLQRGASVCVGDILGRSPVHLAAACGRVGVLGALLQATSSTTSHTHLTDNQGYTPLHWACYNGYDACVEVLLDQEVFKKIKGNSFSPLHCAVMSDNEGVAEMLIDSMGTTIVNTTDSKGRTPLHAAAFSNHVECVSLLLSQGAQANIVDTHISSTPLMMAALNGQTNTVEMLVSSAKADFTLQDTNRNTALHLACSKGHETSALLILEKISDKNLINCTNTALQTPLHVAAKKGLTVVVQELLRKGASVLAVDENGYTPALACAPNRDVADCLALILNSMMPTSPMVTIAASLANSLTQTVINHHPTNNHVSKGVAFDAPPSLRPDHASYSRPERSLTSVSGDDELNDSDSETY, from the exons ATGCGGTCAGAACGGGCAAGTCGTGTGTGTATCGTggtgctggaggaggtggaggaggatgagcccTCCTCTTCACCCCCACCTCCCCGGCCCAAATCCTCTCCAGACCGCAGACCCCATCATGCCTCTCGAAGGGCTGCCGCTCcggaggagaag CCGTCTCTGTTGAGAGCCATCTTCAATGTCGACCCGGATGAAGTTCGCTCCCTCATATTCAAGAAAGAGGATGTCAACATTCAG GACAATGAGAAGAGGACGCCTTTGCATGCTGCAGCCTACCTGGGAGACGCTGAGATCATTGAACTGCTCATCCTCTCAG GAGCCAGAGTTAATGCCAAAGATAACAAGTGGTTGACTCCTCTTCACCGAGCTGTCGCCTCTTGTAGTGAG GATGCAGTGGCAGTGTTGCTGAAGCACAGTGCAGATGTTAATGCCCGGGACAAGAACTGGCAGACGCCGCTCCACGTCGCAGCGAGCAACAAGGCGATGCGCTGTGCCGAGGCTCTGGTCTCGCTGCTTAGCAACGTCAATGTGTCTGACCGGGCGGGACGCACTGCCCTGCACCACGCGGCCTTCAGTGGACACGTAGAG ATGGTGAAGTtgctgctgtccagaggagcTAACATTAATGCATTTGACAAGAAGGACCGGAGAGCCATCCACTGGGCAGCCTACATGG GTcacctggaggtggtgaagtTATTGGTGGCCAGTGGAGCAGAGGTTGACTGCAAGGACAAAAAAGCCTACACTCCGCTCCATGCAGCCGCCTCCAGTGGCATGAGCAGCACAGTGCACTACCTGCTCAGCCTGGGGGTCCAC ATCAATGAGGTGAACGGCTATGGCAACACGCCACTCCACTTGGCCTGTTACAATGGACAGGACGTGGTGGTCAGTGAGCTCATCGAGGCGGGGGCCAACGtcaaccag GTGAATGAGAGGGGGTTTTCTGCTCTCCACTTTGCCTCCACCTCAcgccagggggcgctgtgccaggagctgctgctggcccACGGCGCTCACATCAACATGCGG AGTAAGGATGGTAAAACCCCCCTTCACATGGCAGCGACCcatggaaggttctcctgctcTCAGGCCCTCATTCAAAATG GAGCCGAGATCGATTGTGAGGACAAGAGCAGAAACACTGCCCTTCACATATCTGCCCGCTATGGCCATGAGCTCATCATCACGGCTCTCATCAAACACGGAGCCAACACCGCCAA GAGAGGCATTCATGGGATGTTCCCTCTACACCTGGCAGCTCTTAGCGGCTTCTCGGATTGCTGCAGGAAGCTGCTGTCCTCAG GGTTTGACATGGACACCCCTGATGACTTTGGAAGGTCCTGTCTacatgctgctgcagctggagg AAACCTGGAGTGTCTGAAACTGCTGTTAAACATCGGAGCGGACTTCAACAGGAGAGACAACTTTGGAAG GACCCCACTACACTATGCATCAGCCAACTGTAACTACCACTGTGTGTTTGCCTTGGTGGGCTCTGGGGCAAGCATCAATGAGCTGGACCAGAGAGGCTGCAGCCCCCTGCACTACGCTGCTGCAGCTGACACGGATGGAAA ATGTGTGGAGTACCTGTTGAGGAACGACGCCTATCCAGGAATGAGAGACAAGCAGGGTTACAGTGCTGTGCACTACGCCTCAGCTTATGGACGCACACTCTGCCTGGAACTG ATGGCAAGTGAGACACCTCTCGATGTG TTGATGGAGACATCCGGAACAGACATCATGAGTGACTCAGAGAGCCAGGCCCCCGTCAGTCCGCTCCACCTGGCG GCTTACCATGGACACTGTGGCGCTTTAGAGGTTCTCTTGTCGTCCTTACTGGAAGTGGATGTTTGCAGCCCAGAAGGCCGAACACCCCTCAGCCTGGCCTGCTCCAAGGGCCACCAGGAGTGCGTCTCTATGCTGCTGCACCATGGCTCCTCCCCCATGACCTGTGACTATACACAGAAGAAGACAGCCATCCACGCTGCAg CTATGAATGGCCACCCAGAGTGCCTGCGCCTGCTCATAAGCACCAACAACCAACACATTAATGTGGATGTACAAGATGCCAATGGACA GACCCCTCTGATGTTGGCAGTGCTAAATGgacacacagagtgtgtgtactCTCTGCTCAGCCAAGGAGCCAGTGTCGACAATCAGGACCGCTGGGGGAGGACGGCCCTCCACCGAGGG GCGGTGACCGGCCAGGAGGAGAGTGTGGAGGCTCTCCTGCAGCGtggggccagtgtgtgtgtcggagacATCCTGGGCCGCTCCCCTGTCCACCTGGCGGCCGCCTGTGGCCGTGTGGGTGTCCTGGGGGCCCTTCTGCaggccaccagcagcaccacctcacacacacacctcactgacAACCAGGGCTACACACCACTGCACTGGGCCTGCTACAACG GATATGACGCCTGCGTGGAGGTGCTGTTGGACCAAGAAGTGTTCAAGAAGATTAAGGGCAACTCTTTCAGTCCCCTGCACTGTGCCGT tATGAGCGACAATGAGGGCGTGGCTGAGATGTTAATTGACTCCATGGGCACAACTATTGTCAACACCACTGACTCCAAGGGCAG GACCCCCCTTCACGCCGCAGCTTTTTCCAACCACGTGGAGTGCGTTTCCCTCCTGCTGAGCCAGGGAGCTCAGGCAAACATCGTTGACACACACATAAGCAGCACACCGCTGATGATGGCCGCTCTGAACGGACAGACCAATACTGTGG AGATGTTGGTGAGCAGTGCCAAAGCAGACTTCACCCTGCAGGATACAAACAGGAACACAGCATTACACCTGGCGTGCAGCAAG GGTCATGAGACGAGTGCCTTGTTGATTCTGGAGAAGATCAGCGATAAGAACCTCATCAACTGCACCAACACGGCTCTCCAGAC GCCCCTGCATGTAGCAGCCAAGAAGGGATTGACAGTGGTGGTCCAGGAGCTGCTGAGGAAAGGAGCCAGTGTGTTGGCAGTGGACGAGAACG GTTACACTCCTGCTCTGGCCTGCGCTCCCAATCGTGACGTGGCTGACTGTCTCGCACTCATCCTCAACTCCATGATGCCCACCTCCCCGATGGTCACCATAGCAGCTTCGCTTGCAAACTCTCTCACTCAGACAGTCATCAACCACCACCCCACCAACAACCACGTCTCCAAAGGCGTGGCCTTCGATGCCCCTCCCTCTCTGAGGCCTGACCATGCTTCGTACTCCAGACCGGAGCGGTCGCTGACCTCCGTCTCTGGCGATGATGAACTGAATGACTCCGATTCGGAGACATACTGA
- the LOC130197248 gene encoding serine/threonine-protein phosphatase 6 regulatory ankyrin repeat subunit A isoform X2: protein MAVLKIQDQPSLLRAIFNVDPDEVRSLIFKKEDVNIQDNEKRTPLHAAAYLGDAEIIELLILSGARVNAKDNKWLTPLHRAVASCSEDAVAVLLKHSADVNARDKNWQTPLHVAASNKAMRCAEALVSLLSNVNVSDRAGRTALHHAAFSGHVEMVKLLLSRGANINAFDKKDRRAIHWAAYMGHLEVVKLLVASGAEVDCKDKKAYTPLHAAASSGMSSTVHYLLSLGVHINEVNGYGNTPLHLACYNGQDVVVSELIEAGANVNQVNERGFSALHFASTSRQGALCQELLLAHGAHINMRSKDGKTPLHMAATHGRFSCSQALIQNGAEIDCEDKSRNTALHISARYGHELIITALIKHGANTAKRGIHGMFPLHLAALSGFSDCCRKLLSSGFDMDTPDDFGRSCLHAAAAGGNLECLKLLLNIGADFNRRDNFGRTPLHYASANCNYHCVFALVGSGASINELDQRGCSPLHYAAAADTDGKCVEYLLRNDAYPGMRDKQGYSAVHYASAYGRTLCLELMASETPLDVLMETSGTDIMSDSESQAPVSPLHLAAYHGHCGALEVLLSSLLEVDVCSPEGRTPLSLACSKGHQECVSMLLHHGSSPMTCDYTQKKTAIHAAAMNGHPECLRLLISTNNQHINVDVQDANGQTPLMLAVLNGHTECVYSLLSQGASVDNQDRWGRTALHRGAVTGQEESVEALLQRGASVCVGDILGRSPVHLAAACGRVGVLGALLQATSSTTSHTHLTDNQGYTPLHWACYNGYDACVEVLLDQEVFKKIKGNSFSPLHCAVMSDNEGVAEMLIDSMGTTIVNTTDSKGRTPLHAAAFSNHVECVSLLLSQGAQANIVDTHISSTPLMMAALNGQTNTVEMLVSSAKADFTLQDTNRNTALHLACSKGHETSALLILEKISDKNLINCTNTALQTPLHVAAKKGLTVVVQELLRKGASVLAVDENGYTPALACAPNRDVADCLALILNSMMPTSPMVTIAASLANSLTQTVINHHPTNNHVSKGVAFDAPPSLRPDHASYSRPERSLTSVSGDDELNDSDSETY from the exons ATGGCTGTGTTGAAGATACAAGACCAG CCGTCTCTGTTGAGAGCCATCTTCAATGTCGACCCGGATGAAGTTCGCTCCCTCATATTCAAGAAAGAGGATGTCAACATTCAG GACAATGAGAAGAGGACGCCTTTGCATGCTGCAGCCTACCTGGGAGACGCTGAGATCATTGAACTGCTCATCCTCTCAG GAGCCAGAGTTAATGCCAAAGATAACAAGTGGTTGACTCCTCTTCACCGAGCTGTCGCCTCTTGTAGTGAG GATGCAGTGGCAGTGTTGCTGAAGCACAGTGCAGATGTTAATGCCCGGGACAAGAACTGGCAGACGCCGCTCCACGTCGCAGCGAGCAACAAGGCGATGCGCTGTGCCGAGGCTCTGGTCTCGCTGCTTAGCAACGTCAATGTGTCTGACCGGGCGGGACGCACTGCCCTGCACCACGCGGCCTTCAGTGGACACGTAGAG ATGGTGAAGTtgctgctgtccagaggagcTAACATTAATGCATTTGACAAGAAGGACCGGAGAGCCATCCACTGGGCAGCCTACATGG GTcacctggaggtggtgaagtTATTGGTGGCCAGTGGAGCAGAGGTTGACTGCAAGGACAAAAAAGCCTACACTCCGCTCCATGCAGCCGCCTCCAGTGGCATGAGCAGCACAGTGCACTACCTGCTCAGCCTGGGGGTCCAC ATCAATGAGGTGAACGGCTATGGCAACACGCCACTCCACTTGGCCTGTTACAATGGACAGGACGTGGTGGTCAGTGAGCTCATCGAGGCGGGGGCCAACGtcaaccag GTGAATGAGAGGGGGTTTTCTGCTCTCCACTTTGCCTCCACCTCAcgccagggggcgctgtgccaggagctgctgctggcccACGGCGCTCACATCAACATGCGG AGTAAGGATGGTAAAACCCCCCTTCACATGGCAGCGACCcatggaaggttctcctgctcTCAGGCCCTCATTCAAAATG GAGCCGAGATCGATTGTGAGGACAAGAGCAGAAACACTGCCCTTCACATATCTGCCCGCTATGGCCATGAGCTCATCATCACGGCTCTCATCAAACACGGAGCCAACACCGCCAA GAGAGGCATTCATGGGATGTTCCCTCTACACCTGGCAGCTCTTAGCGGCTTCTCGGATTGCTGCAGGAAGCTGCTGTCCTCAG GGTTTGACATGGACACCCCTGATGACTTTGGAAGGTCCTGTCTacatgctgctgcagctggagg AAACCTGGAGTGTCTGAAACTGCTGTTAAACATCGGAGCGGACTTCAACAGGAGAGACAACTTTGGAAG GACCCCACTACACTATGCATCAGCCAACTGTAACTACCACTGTGTGTTTGCCTTGGTGGGCTCTGGGGCAAGCATCAATGAGCTGGACCAGAGAGGCTGCAGCCCCCTGCACTACGCTGCTGCAGCTGACACGGATGGAAA ATGTGTGGAGTACCTGTTGAGGAACGACGCCTATCCAGGAATGAGAGACAAGCAGGGTTACAGTGCTGTGCACTACGCCTCAGCTTATGGACGCACACTCTGCCTGGAACTG ATGGCAAGTGAGACACCTCTCGATGTG TTGATGGAGACATCCGGAACAGACATCATGAGTGACTCAGAGAGCCAGGCCCCCGTCAGTCCGCTCCACCTGGCG GCTTACCATGGACACTGTGGCGCTTTAGAGGTTCTCTTGTCGTCCTTACTGGAAGTGGATGTTTGCAGCCCAGAAGGCCGAACACCCCTCAGCCTGGCCTGCTCCAAGGGCCACCAGGAGTGCGTCTCTATGCTGCTGCACCATGGCTCCTCCCCCATGACCTGTGACTATACACAGAAGAAGACAGCCATCCACGCTGCAg CTATGAATGGCCACCCAGAGTGCCTGCGCCTGCTCATAAGCACCAACAACCAACACATTAATGTGGATGTACAAGATGCCAATGGACA GACCCCTCTGATGTTGGCAGTGCTAAATGgacacacagagtgtgtgtactCTCTGCTCAGCCAAGGAGCCAGTGTCGACAATCAGGACCGCTGGGGGAGGACGGCCCTCCACCGAGGG GCGGTGACCGGCCAGGAGGAGAGTGTGGAGGCTCTCCTGCAGCGtggggccagtgtgtgtgtcggagacATCCTGGGCCGCTCCCCTGTCCACCTGGCGGCCGCCTGTGGCCGTGTGGGTGTCCTGGGGGCCCTTCTGCaggccaccagcagcaccacctcacacacacacctcactgacAACCAGGGCTACACACCACTGCACTGGGCCTGCTACAACG GATATGACGCCTGCGTGGAGGTGCTGTTGGACCAAGAAGTGTTCAAGAAGATTAAGGGCAACTCTTTCAGTCCCCTGCACTGTGCCGT tATGAGCGACAATGAGGGCGTGGCTGAGATGTTAATTGACTCCATGGGCACAACTATTGTCAACACCACTGACTCCAAGGGCAG GACCCCCCTTCACGCCGCAGCTTTTTCCAACCACGTGGAGTGCGTTTCCCTCCTGCTGAGCCAGGGAGCTCAGGCAAACATCGTTGACACACACATAAGCAGCACACCGCTGATGATGGCCGCTCTGAACGGACAGACCAATACTGTGG AGATGTTGGTGAGCAGTGCCAAAGCAGACTTCACCCTGCAGGATACAAACAGGAACACAGCATTACACCTGGCGTGCAGCAAG GGTCATGAGACGAGTGCCTTGTTGATTCTGGAGAAGATCAGCGATAAGAACCTCATCAACTGCACCAACACGGCTCTCCAGAC GCCCCTGCATGTAGCAGCCAAGAAGGGATTGACAGTGGTGGTCCAGGAGCTGCTGAGGAAAGGAGCCAGTGTGTTGGCAGTGGACGAGAACG GTTACACTCCTGCTCTGGCCTGCGCTCCCAATCGTGACGTGGCTGACTGTCTCGCACTCATCCTCAACTCCATGATGCCCACCTCCCCGATGGTCACCATAGCAGCTTCGCTTGCAAACTCTCTCACTCAGACAGTCATCAACCACCACCCCACCAACAACCACGTCTCCAAAGGCGTGGCCTTCGATGCCCCTCCCTCTCTGAGGCCTGACCATGCTTCGTACTCCAGACCGGAGCGGTCGCTGACCTCCGTCTCTGGCGATGATGAACTGAATGACTCCGATTCGGAGACATACTGA
- the LOC130197248 gene encoding serine/threonine-protein phosphatase 6 regulatory ankyrin repeat subunit A isoform X3 encodes MRSERASRVCIVVLEEVEEDEPSSSPPPPRPKSSPDRRPHHASRRAAAPEEKPSLLRAIFNVDPDEVRSLIFKKEDVNIQDNEKRTPLHAAAYLGDAEIIELLILSGARVNAKDNKWLTPLHRAVASCSEDAVAVLLKHSADVNARDKNWQTPLHVAASNKAMRCAEALVSLLSNVNVSDRAGRTALHHAAFSGHVEMVKLLLSRGANINAFDKKDRRAIHWAAYMGHLEVVKLLVASGAEVDCKDKKAYTPLHAAASSGMSSTVHYLLSLGVHINEVNGYGNTPLHLACYNGQDVVVSELIEAGANVNQVNERGFSALHFASTSRQGALCQELLLAHGAHINMRSKDGKTPLHMAATHGRFSCSQALIQNGAEIDCEDKSRNTALHISARYGHELIITALIKHGANTAKRGIHGMFPLHLAALSGFSDCCRKLLSSGFDMDTPDDFGRSCLHAAAAGGNLECLKLLLNIGADFNRRDNFGRTPLHYASANCNYHCVFALVGSGASINELDQRGCSPLHYAAAADTDGKCVEYLLRNDAYPGMRDKQGYSAVHYASAYGRTLCLELMASETPLDVLMETSGTDIMSDSESQAPVSPLHLAAYHGHCGALEVLLSSLLEVDVCSPEGRTPLSLACSKGHQECVSMLLHHGSSPMTCDYTQKKTAIHAAAMNGHPECLRLLISTNNQHINVDVQDANGQTPLMLAVLNGHTECVYSLLSQGASVDNQDRWGRTALHRGAVTGQEESVEALLQRGASVCVGDILGRSPVHLAAACGRVGVLGALLQATSSTTSHTHLTDNQGYTPLHWACYNGYDACVEVLLDQEVFKKIKGNSFSPLHCAVMSDNEGVAEMLIDSMGTTIVNTTDSKGRTPLHAAAFSNHVECVSLLLSQGAQANIVDTHISSTPLMMAALNGQTNTRCW; translated from the exons ATGCGGTCAGAACGGGCAAGTCGTGTGTGTATCGTggtgctggaggaggtggaggaggatgagcccTCCTCTTCACCCCCACCTCCCCGGCCCAAATCCTCTCCAGACCGCAGACCCCATCATGCCTCTCGAAGGGCTGCCGCTCcggaggagaag CCGTCTCTGTTGAGAGCCATCTTCAATGTCGACCCGGATGAAGTTCGCTCCCTCATATTCAAGAAAGAGGATGTCAACATTCAG GACAATGAGAAGAGGACGCCTTTGCATGCTGCAGCCTACCTGGGAGACGCTGAGATCATTGAACTGCTCATCCTCTCAG GAGCCAGAGTTAATGCCAAAGATAACAAGTGGTTGACTCCTCTTCACCGAGCTGTCGCCTCTTGTAGTGAG GATGCAGTGGCAGTGTTGCTGAAGCACAGTGCAGATGTTAATGCCCGGGACAAGAACTGGCAGACGCCGCTCCACGTCGCAGCGAGCAACAAGGCGATGCGCTGTGCCGAGGCTCTGGTCTCGCTGCTTAGCAACGTCAATGTGTCTGACCGGGCGGGACGCACTGCCCTGCACCACGCGGCCTTCAGTGGACACGTAGAG ATGGTGAAGTtgctgctgtccagaggagcTAACATTAATGCATTTGACAAGAAGGACCGGAGAGCCATCCACTGGGCAGCCTACATGG GTcacctggaggtggtgaagtTATTGGTGGCCAGTGGAGCAGAGGTTGACTGCAAGGACAAAAAAGCCTACACTCCGCTCCATGCAGCCGCCTCCAGTGGCATGAGCAGCACAGTGCACTACCTGCTCAGCCTGGGGGTCCAC ATCAATGAGGTGAACGGCTATGGCAACACGCCACTCCACTTGGCCTGTTACAATGGACAGGACGTGGTGGTCAGTGAGCTCATCGAGGCGGGGGCCAACGtcaaccag GTGAATGAGAGGGGGTTTTCTGCTCTCCACTTTGCCTCCACCTCAcgccagggggcgctgtgccaggagctgctgctggcccACGGCGCTCACATCAACATGCGG AGTAAGGATGGTAAAACCCCCCTTCACATGGCAGCGACCcatggaaggttctcctgctcTCAGGCCCTCATTCAAAATG GAGCCGAGATCGATTGTGAGGACAAGAGCAGAAACACTGCCCTTCACATATCTGCCCGCTATGGCCATGAGCTCATCATCACGGCTCTCATCAAACACGGAGCCAACACCGCCAA GAGAGGCATTCATGGGATGTTCCCTCTACACCTGGCAGCTCTTAGCGGCTTCTCGGATTGCTGCAGGAAGCTGCTGTCCTCAG GGTTTGACATGGACACCCCTGATGACTTTGGAAGGTCCTGTCTacatgctgctgcagctggagg AAACCTGGAGTGTCTGAAACTGCTGTTAAACATCGGAGCGGACTTCAACAGGAGAGACAACTTTGGAAG GACCCCACTACACTATGCATCAGCCAACTGTAACTACCACTGTGTGTTTGCCTTGGTGGGCTCTGGGGCAAGCATCAATGAGCTGGACCAGAGAGGCTGCAGCCCCCTGCACTACGCTGCTGCAGCTGACACGGATGGAAA ATGTGTGGAGTACCTGTTGAGGAACGACGCCTATCCAGGAATGAGAGACAAGCAGGGTTACAGTGCTGTGCACTACGCCTCAGCTTATGGACGCACACTCTGCCTGGAACTG ATGGCAAGTGAGACACCTCTCGATGTG TTGATGGAGACATCCGGAACAGACATCATGAGTGACTCAGAGAGCCAGGCCCCCGTCAGTCCGCTCCACCTGGCG GCTTACCATGGACACTGTGGCGCTTTAGAGGTTCTCTTGTCGTCCTTACTGGAAGTGGATGTTTGCAGCCCAGAAGGCCGAACACCCCTCAGCCTGGCCTGCTCCAAGGGCCACCAGGAGTGCGTCTCTATGCTGCTGCACCATGGCTCCTCCCCCATGACCTGTGACTATACACAGAAGAAGACAGCCATCCACGCTGCAg CTATGAATGGCCACCCAGAGTGCCTGCGCCTGCTCATAAGCACCAACAACCAACACATTAATGTGGATGTACAAGATGCCAATGGACA GACCCCTCTGATGTTGGCAGTGCTAAATGgacacacagagtgtgtgtactCTCTGCTCAGCCAAGGAGCCAGTGTCGACAATCAGGACCGCTGGGGGAGGACGGCCCTCCACCGAGGG GCGGTGACCGGCCAGGAGGAGAGTGTGGAGGCTCTCCTGCAGCGtggggccagtgtgtgtgtcggagacATCCTGGGCCGCTCCCCTGTCCACCTGGCGGCCGCCTGTGGCCGTGTGGGTGTCCTGGGGGCCCTTCTGCaggccaccagcagcaccacctcacacacacacctcactgacAACCAGGGCTACACACCACTGCACTGGGCCTGCTACAACG GATATGACGCCTGCGTGGAGGTGCTGTTGGACCAAGAAGTGTTCAAGAAGATTAAGGGCAACTCTTTCAGTCCCCTGCACTGTGCCGT tATGAGCGACAATGAGGGCGTGGCTGAGATGTTAATTGACTCCATGGGCACAACTATTGTCAACACCACTGACTCCAAGGGCAG GACCCCCCTTCACGCCGCAGCTTTTTCCAACCACGTGGAGTGCGTTTCCCTCCTGCTGAGCCAGGGAGCTCAGGCAAACATCGTTGACACACACATAAGCAGCACACCGCTGATGATGGCCGCTCTGAACGGACAGACCAATACT AGATGTTGGTGA